The following coding sequences are from one Planctomonas sp. JC2975 window:
- a CDS encoding MarR family winged helix-turn-helix transcriptional regulator, with amino-acid sequence MVELSDGAAVATPRSTNAAAADARAAVHALTRASRILERSLPQLSLADFRVLSAVAEGEARASRLAQRLALGKPAISSTVESLVRRGMLRREAHGSDQRAIDLVLTEEGESARADAESALAAVVVELASGTDDPDATLAALANLGSAIEMRQASVAAGYRATAVPSPSPDARVAQEAGRR; translated from the coding sequence GTGGTCGAACTATCTGACGGAGCCGCTGTGGCGACACCTCGCTCAACGAACGCCGCTGCGGCGGATGCCCGCGCCGCCGTCCACGCGCTGACCAGGGCGTCCCGAATCCTCGAGCGGTCGCTGCCGCAGCTGAGTCTCGCGGACTTCCGCGTTCTCTCCGCGGTCGCCGAAGGCGAGGCCCGTGCATCGCGCCTCGCTCAGCGTCTCGCGCTCGGCAAGCCGGCGATCAGCTCCACCGTCGAGTCCCTCGTGCGCCGCGGAATGCTGCGTCGCGAGGCGCACGGTTCCGACCAGCGCGCCATCGACCTCGTGCTGACCGAGGAGGGCGAGTCGGCGCGGGCGGACGCGGAGTCGGCACTTGCCGCCGTCGTCGTCGAACTCGCGAGCGGCACGGATGATCCGGATGCCACGCTCGCGGCGCTCGCAAATCTTGGTTCGGCGATCGAGATGCGCCAGGCATCCGTCGCGGCCGGCTACAGGGCGACCGCGGTACCCTCGCCCTCACCGGACGCGCGGGTCGCGCAGGAAGCAGGCCGCCGGTGA
- a CDS encoding aldo/keto reductase, which yields MKRITLPHTSMDASNVILGLMRILELSDEQIRTLVGTARDAGINFFDHADVYGGDHGCERRFGDAVQFSPSEREQVYLQSKVGIRQGFWDFSKEHILESVDESLKALRTDYLDVLLLHRPDTLMEPDEIADAFDTLNASGKVRNFGVSNQTPGQTELLRRSLNQPIVANQVQLSITHANLFAQGIAANMNGLDQSIDRDNGILDYSRLNDITLQAWSPFQKGFFDGVFLGDREDYAELNDAIDEIAASYGVTPTAIAVAWITRHPANMQVVLGTTNPQRVADSAAGSDLPLTRPEWYRLFTAAGHTLP from the coding sequence ATGAAACGAATCACCCTCCCGCACACGTCGATGGACGCGAGCAACGTCATCCTCGGCCTGATGCGCATCCTCGAGCTCAGCGACGAGCAGATCCGCACCCTCGTCGGCACCGCGCGCGACGCGGGCATCAACTTCTTCGATCACGCCGACGTCTACGGGGGCGACCACGGATGCGAGCGCCGCTTCGGCGACGCGGTGCAGTTCAGCCCGTCGGAGCGCGAGCAGGTCTACCTCCAGTCGAAGGTGGGCATCCGCCAGGGCTTCTGGGACTTCTCGAAGGAGCACATCCTCGAGTCCGTTGACGAGTCGCTGAAGGCGCTCCGCACCGACTACCTCGACGTGCTGCTGCTGCACCGCCCCGACACCCTCATGGAGCCGGACGAGATCGCGGATGCCTTCGACACACTCAACGCCTCCGGAAAGGTGCGCAACTTCGGCGTCTCGAACCAGACACCCGGTCAGACGGAACTCCTGCGCCGCTCGTTGAACCAGCCGATCGTCGCCAACCAGGTTCAGCTCAGCATCACGCACGCGAACCTGTTCGCGCAGGGCATCGCCGCCAACATGAACGGCCTCGACCAGTCGATCGACCGCGACAACGGCATCCTGGACTATTCCCGCCTGAACGACATCACGCTGCAGGCGTGGTCGCCGTTCCAGAAGGGGTTCTTCGACGGCGTCTTCCTCGGCGACCGCGAGGACTACGCGGAGCTCAACGACGCCATCGACGAGATCGCCGCATCGTACGGCGTGACGCCGACGGCCATCGCCGTTGCGTGGATCACCCGGCATCCGGCGAACATGCAGGTCGTGCTCGGCACGACCAACCCGCAGCGGGTCGCGGATTCAGCGGCCGGCTCCGACCTGCCCCTCACCCGCCCGGAGTGGTACCGCCTGTTCACTGCGGCGGGGCACACCCTCCCGTAA
- a CDS encoding alpha-L-fucosidase — protein sequence MTPNTTSAHAEAPARPQPTTAQREWQRWGLGVFLHVGVNTFADVEWSDGTLAASSFDPADLDARVWLRDAAAAGARYVVLTAKHHDGFCLWPTATTDYSVASSPWRDGRGDLVREVADAAAAEGIGFGVYLSPWDRHERSYADPAAYDDFYVRQLTELCSGYGDLAEIWLDGAGSKGRVYDWDRYMAVIDELQPNAMVFNMGRPSIRWAGNEDGIVDEPVRYAVDSTADSQYTESSTALAAQVYLPPECDVSIRRGWFHSPSDEPKTPEHLLAIWYRSVGRGANLLLNVPPTPSGGLDAADVAALGAFAAERERRFGAPVVGTLSGGFEPGVVHVALPHPVAVRHVDLVERLDDGQRIGRHEVRVDGRVVASGSSVGARRIHLVDLVETDAIDIWLDDGELESVAVHTGDRTMTVPDLPEGYEAPTLTPDELAALKAAG from the coding sequence GTGACCCCGAACACGACATCGGCGCACGCTGAGGCGCCCGCCCGCCCGCAGCCCACCACGGCGCAGCGCGAGTGGCAGCGCTGGGGCCTTGGCGTCTTCCTCCACGTCGGGGTCAACACCTTCGCCGACGTGGAGTGGAGCGACGGCACACTTGCGGCAAGCAGCTTCGATCCCGCCGACCTGGATGCCCGTGTGTGGCTCCGCGATGCGGCAGCGGCGGGCGCTCGCTACGTCGTCCTCACCGCGAAGCACCACGACGGATTCTGCCTCTGGCCGACGGCGACGACCGACTACTCCGTGGCATCGTCTCCGTGGCGTGACGGACGCGGCGACCTCGTGCGCGAAGTCGCCGACGCGGCCGCGGCGGAGGGCATCGGCTTCGGGGTCTACCTGTCGCCGTGGGACCGTCACGAGAGGTCGTACGCGGACCCGGCCGCCTACGACGACTTCTACGTGCGGCAGCTCACCGAGCTGTGCAGCGGCTACGGCGACCTCGCCGAGATCTGGCTCGACGGTGCCGGCTCGAAGGGCCGCGTGTACGACTGGGACCGCTACATGGCGGTCATCGACGAACTGCAGCCGAACGCGATGGTGTTCAACATGGGCAGGCCGAGCATCCGCTGGGCGGGCAACGAGGACGGGATCGTCGACGAGCCTGTGCGCTACGCGGTCGACAGCACGGCCGACAGCCAGTACACGGAGTCGTCGACCGCGCTCGCCGCGCAGGTCTACCTGCCGCCCGAGTGCGACGTGTCGATCCGCCGCGGATGGTTCCACAGCCCGAGCGACGAGCCCAAGACCCCTGAGCACCTCCTCGCGATCTGGTACCGATCGGTCGGTCGCGGCGCGAACCTGCTGCTGAACGTGCCGCCGACGCCATCCGGCGGACTGGATGCTGCCGACGTGGCCGCGCTCGGTGCCTTCGCCGCTGAGCGCGAGCGGCGGTTCGGCGCTCCGGTCGTCGGCACTTTGTCCGGCGGCTTCGAGCCGGGTGTCGTGCACGTCGCGCTGCCGCATCCGGTCGCTGTTCGCCACGTCGACCTTGTGGAGCGACTCGACGACGGACAGCGGATCGGGCGTCACGAGGTGCGCGTCGACGGACGCGTCGTGGCGAGCGGATCATCGGTGGGCGCGCGACGCATCCACCTCGTCGACCTGGTCGAGACGGATGCCATCGACATCTGGCTCGACGACGGCGAGCTCGAATCCGTGGCCGTGCACACCGGCGACCGAACGATGACCGTCCCCGACCTGCCGGAGGGCTACGAAGCCCCGACGCTCACACCCGACGAGCTCGCGGCGCTGAAGGCAGCGGGCTGA
- a CDS encoding VOC family protein — MTRLTQIAQHADDLDRAAAFYAVLLGTDAVARFDPPGLLFFDIAGTRLLIDRAAPSALLYFPSSDLHEDLRRLVAAGASVESEPSPVFTHADDTLGPAGTEEWQAFVRDPEGNLVGLVEQRRVTA; from the coding sequence ATGACCCGGCTCACTCAAATCGCGCAGCATGCCGACGACCTCGACCGCGCGGCAGCGTTCTACGCCGTCTTGCTCGGGACGGACGCGGTCGCTCGCTTCGATCCGCCCGGACTGCTCTTCTTCGACATCGCCGGCACGCGCCTGCTGATCGACAGGGCAGCGCCGTCCGCGCTGCTGTACTTCCCGTCGTCCGACCTGCACGAGGATCTCCGGCGGCTGGTCGCCGCCGGTGCCAGCGTCGAGTCGGAGCCGAGCCCCGTCTTCACGCACGCCGACGATACCCTCGGCCCCGCGGGCACAGAGGAGTGGCAGGCGTTCGTGCGAGATCCGGAGGGCAACCTGGTCGGCCTGGTGGAGCAGAGGAGGGTGACCGCGTGA
- a CDS encoding Gfo/Idh/MocA family oxidoreductase — MSGIKVGVVGAGWAGQQHLKGYDALDDVEIAGLAGMETELVAQLQGEYGIPATFERWEDMLDSLELDAISIATPTFLHAPIAIAALERGIHVLTEKPIAADIEDARRMVEAARTSGRVLQVVFNHRLRGDIAELGRIIDSGQLGTPYIAKAGWLRRAGIPGSSWFAQKQLSGGGPLLDLGVHVVDYVLHLLGEPEVATVSASTYAELGAKAVEGFDVEDIAIAFVRLTNGATVTLEASWDAYRADNNLYWMTVYGTDGGAELRVTDYETSEFTVFRNEDGANADYTATPGENGGHDRVVREFVEAIAAGASEWAKHDGSLGLKRAEVIDACYRSAESGHEVALA, encoded by the coding sequence ATGAGCGGCATCAAGGTCGGAGTCGTCGGAGCCGGATGGGCCGGTCAGCAGCACCTCAAGGGATACGACGCGCTCGACGACGTCGAGATCGCCGGCCTCGCGGGCATGGAGACCGAGCTGGTCGCGCAGTTGCAGGGCGAGTACGGGATCCCCGCGACGTTCGAGCGCTGGGAGGACATGCTGGACTCCCTCGAGCTGGACGCGATCAGCATCGCGACCCCGACATTCCTGCACGCGCCGATCGCGATCGCCGCACTCGAGCGCGGCATCCACGTGCTCACCGAGAAGCCGATCGCTGCGGATATCGAGGACGCACGTCGCATGGTCGAGGCGGCACGGACATCCGGTCGCGTGCTCCAGGTCGTGTTCAATCACCGGCTGCGCGGGGACATCGCCGAGCTGGGACGCATCATCGACTCCGGCCAGCTGGGCACGCCGTACATCGCGAAGGCCGGATGGCTGCGGCGCGCCGGCATCCCCGGCTCCAGCTGGTTCGCGCAGAAGCAGCTCTCGGGCGGCGGTCCGCTGCTGGATCTCGGCGTGCACGTCGTCGACTACGTGCTGCACCTGCTCGGCGAGCCCGAGGTGGCGACGGTGTCCGCGTCGACGTACGCGGAGCTCGGCGCGAAGGCCGTGGAGGGATTCGACGTCGAAGACATCGCCATCGCGTTCGTGCGGCTGACGAACGGTGCGACGGTCACGCTCGAGGCCAGCTGGGACGCGTACCGAGCGGACAACAATCTGTACTGGATGACCGTGTACGGCACCGACGGCGGCGCAGAGCTGCGGGTCACCGACTACGAGACCAGCGAGTTCACGGTGTTCCGCAACGAGGACGGCGCCAACGCCGACTACACGGCGACGCCAGGCGAGAACGGCGGACACGACCGTGTCGTCCGCGAGTTCGTCGAGGCGATCGCCGCCGGCGCGTCCGAGTGGGCGAAGCACGACGGATCCCTCGGTCTCAAGCGCGCGGAGGTCATCGACGCCTGCTACCGGTCGGCGGAGTCCGGCCACGAGGTGGCCCTGGCTTGA
- a CDS encoding ThuA domain-containing protein, with protein sequence MRITVWNENFHETHQSDITAIYPNGIHGAIAEGLASRLPEADIRTATLDQPHHGLDAETLDATDVLLWWGHMKHDEVSDEVVERVHERVLAGMGLIVLHSGHFSKIFKRLMGTTCSLKWRNEAERELVWTVNPTHPIAEGIPSPLVIGQQEMYGEFFDVPTPDELVFVSSFSGGEVFRSGMTYRRGHGKVFYFSPGDQEYPVFYHDDVRAVLANAVRWAAPVRGYGRIPEVSNPGRDWFAESSSAESEAALATASAQASGAEGARA encoded by the coding sequence ATGCGCATCACCGTGTGGAACGAGAACTTCCACGAGACCCACCAGAGCGACATCACGGCGATCTACCCGAACGGCATCCACGGCGCCATCGCAGAGGGGCTGGCGTCCCGGCTGCCGGAGGCGGACATCCGCACCGCCACGCTCGACCAGCCGCACCACGGACTCGACGCGGAGACGCTCGACGCGACAGACGTGCTGCTCTGGTGGGGGCACATGAAGCATGACGAGGTGTCTGACGAGGTGGTCGAACGGGTGCACGAGCGCGTGCTCGCCGGAATGGGCCTGATCGTGCTGCACTCCGGCCACTTCTCGAAGATCTTCAAGCGGCTCATGGGCACGACGTGCTCGCTGAAGTGGCGCAACGAGGCCGAGCGCGAGCTGGTGTGGACGGTGAACCCGACGCATCCGATCGCCGAGGGCATCCCGTCGCCGCTCGTCATCGGCCAGCAGGAGATGTACGGCGAGTTCTTCGACGTGCCGACTCCCGACGAGCTCGTCTTCGTCAGCTCGTTCTCCGGCGGCGAGGTGTTCCGCTCCGGCATGACCTATCGTCGCGGGCACGGCAAGGTGTTCTACTTCAGCCCAGGCGACCAGGAGTATCCGGTCTTCTATCACGACGACGTGCGGGCCGTGCTGGCCAACGCCGTGCGCTGGGCGGCACCCGTTCGCGGATACGGACGGATCCCCGAGGTCTCCAACCCCGGCCGCGATTGGTTCGCGGAGTCATCGAGCGCGGAGTCCGAGGCGGCGCTCGCGACCGCGTCGGCACAGGCATCCGGCGCCGAAGGTGCACGGGCATGA